One Candidatus Zixiibacteriota bacterium genomic window, CCGATACTTCGCCAAGATACTGCATTAATTCCCATTGCAAACGCAACAGCCCCGACACATTTGCACAGGGGGATAATGGATGCCGTCCCAGGAAGCCGGAATAAGAAGCGGCCACATCGTTTAGCTTCGGATTGTACTTCATCGTACACGAGCCAAGCGGGTAAAACCCCTTGTCAATGTGATGGTTCTTCGTCGATAAAGTGACGAAATGCCGCAGCACTTCACCCTCGGTGACTTCCGGCAACTTCGCCGGTTCTTCACGCAGGAATCGGGAAGCAATACCTGATAGTATCTTCTCTTCGCTTCCAACCGTGCCGGGTAGCGTATAACCCGTTCGCCCGGCAACGGATTTCTCATATATCACGGTTGTCTTGTTCATACGATCTCAATTCCTCCAGCTCAGCTGGAAGATCATTATCAGCCTTCGTCCTCACTCTTTGGCTCCGGCTTGGGTTCTTCACCCTTGAGCTTGCTGATCTGCCCTTGAACCCATTCAAGATCTTCCGATTGCGGATACTGCTTGACGAAATCCTCAAAGGCAGCTATCGCGGAGGACGTATCTCCTTTTTTCTTGAAGATATAACCCCGCCAGATTGTCGATTGCTCGGCAAAATAGGTTCCCTCAAAATCCTTAATAACGGCCTCATAGGCCGCGATGGCGGTGTCATATTCCTTATCGCCATAGGGAATTCTGGCCAGAGACATACGACATTCACCACTGAGTGAATCAGTCGGGTCGCCAGCCTTAATCACTTTCTGGAACCATTTAACCGACGCATCGTCACCGCCACGAGATCCGTATTTCTCTGCTATCTTCAGAGCCATTTCGCGATCAAATTCCTTGTCGATCTTACTCAACAAATCTTCAAGCGTGCCAATTCCGTTGGCATAGTTACGCAGTGTCTGCAGAAGTGTATCAGGCTCTTCGTAATGCACACGGTCAATTTCGTCCCCTGAGGTTGTAATCAGGACGGAAGTGGGATAGGCGCTAATATGGTATTTCTTTGCCAGGGCAGTATCAACTTCAGCGTTAACCTTAACGAGAGCTACTTCATTGGTGAAAAAATCGATTACCTTCGGATTAACGAACACGACCGTGTCGTTCATTTTGCACCATTTGCACCAATCGGTATAAAAGTCGATCATAATATTACGATCATCACCAACCGCTGCACGGGCTTCTTCAACTGAAGCATAGTACGGTGCAGAGGGCACTACAGTCGAGTCGTCGGTGGCCATCGCGCTGGACACCAGCAATACAACCATCGTCAGAACCAGTAAGACTTTGCTCATCATTTCTCCCTTCAACATGTTATTCAATATAGTACTCTATCAATCATTCGGTTTGATCAGATCATCTCCAAGTACAGCTTCGAGTATTAAAACTGCCTCAATCTCGAACTCCCGCGGAACAAGAATAGTATTGCCCTCAGAAGAAGAGAGTCCAAGCCCGGAGCTGAAATCCATCCCCTTTCCAAAAGCACCGAAACTGGATGAGATAACCATCGACGGAATGTTGTTGGAATCAAGCGATCCCTTGGCCAACTCAGTTTTCATTTGAGATCCTACCTGGCCAACCACCACCCAGCTTTCATCCGGCGTAACAGCCGCCGAAACTAGTGAAGGGAGATTGCTCACTAACTCCACACCGCAATCGGGACAGACGGTCACTTCAAATCGGTACTCGTATCGGCAATCGGGGCAGAACGGCATCGGCTATTTTTTCCTCCGTTGCCAATTGTCACCAAGGGTCATGTCCAACAATTCCCCAGCCTCCGACGTGTGCACAGTCGGTACGGATATCTGAAACGTCGCGTCTTTGGATTCATAGATTGGGTTGAGTGGAAGACCGGCGTTTCCAAAAAAACCGGACTTGGAAATCACAGTCGACGGTATGCCCGAAGATCTCAAGGTTTCCCGGGCCGATTCCGCCCACATGCGGTTTTCAATACTGCCCAGCACCTCCCAGTCGGCCAGATCCTCGGTCACCAACTCGCAACCACAAACATGACAATGAGTGGGAGTGCCATCCAAT contains:
- a CDS encoding tetratricopeptide repeat protein, with the protein product MMSKVLLVLTMVVLLVSSAMATDDSTVVPSAPYYASVEEARAAVGDDRNIMIDFYTDWCKWCKMNDTVVFVNPKVIDFFTNEVALVKVNAEVDTALAKKYHISAYPTSVLITTSGDEIDRVHYEEPDTLLQTLRNYANGIGTLEDLLSKIDKEFDREMALKIAEKYGSRGGDDASVKWFQKVIKAGDPTDSLSGECRMSLARIPYGDKEYDTAIAAYEAVIKDFEGTYFAEQSTIWRGYIFKKKGDTSSAIAAFEDFVKQYPQSEDLEWVQGQISKLKGEEPKPEPKSEDEG